AGCatggaaataaaagtatttttaaaccttCTTGGGGTGAAAAGTTAGGCAAGAAGTAATACGTGGAAACTGTCAAGTGCTTCTCTGCACACCCACCCAACAGATACCATCGCAGCCGGCTAGGGGAGTCTCCCTCTTCTTGCCTGACAGCTTCACTTTCTTTGAGGTCTGGAGCTGGTGATCACACTGGCCCGTCATGGTATTTTCAGTTAACAAAGCAGTTACTCAACACGGGAAAAAGCCACAAAGGAGCAGAGCAGCTGCTGCTGCACCCGTGATGCAAGTGCAGGCTGAGCCCCGGGCCGCCACCGCCGCCTCGGCTCCTCCGTGACGTCCGGGAGGGGTATCCCCGGCTCTCAGGAAGTGGTGGCCGAGGGCGGCTCCGCCCCCACGCGACTCGGGGCTGGCGGGGCCGCAGGGTGGCAGGCTGTCCGGGCCTGCAGCCGGGCGGGGATCACCGTCCGACACACGCGCACGCCCCGTGGGCCGCGCGCCCTGGGGCCCTCCCCCGAGCCACCCTTCATGGAGGACCCTACGTCCGCGCCTCGCCCTCTGCTCCCGTCACATCCCCCGCTCCCCGCTCTTTCCCACAGCTCACACCCACTCACCCCGACCCCCAGCGCCGAGCCCAGCCCAGCGCCGCAGGTCACCAGACGGGGTCGAGCGGGGTCCAAGATGGCgactccgcccccgccccctccgcaCGCCCGGCGGGGTCAGGGCGCCCCCTCACGCGGCGCGCTCGCGCCCGAGACCCGGCTAAAAATAGCCAGGCCCGACTATATTTGGTGCGGCCGGATCCCAGCGCGGCCGCGcgcaccccgccccgccccgccccgcgcgcacccggccccgccccgccccgcccggcgcAGCTCTGAATGGAGAAGGGGCGGGGGTGACCGAGGGGAACCTACTCTGCTATCTGCGGCGCGCGCCGGCGGCGGGCCCGGCCAACCGCCGAATTTAGTAACATCGCCTGCGTCAATCACGCGCCTCGCGTGCGTCAGCGCCGCGCGGCTCCAGGTCCtgctacccccacccccccagccgtTCAATGGCTGCAATGTAGCAGCGCCCTCCTTCCTTCTGAGACTGGATTGGAACCCGTGGCAGTGCACAGGCTCGGTTCCTGTCCGCTAGGTCAACTTTTGGAGCACCCTTCCACGGTCTTCTGCACACCACCCTGTCTCAAGTGGAAGTGGCGGCAAAGAAATTTACCCATAGAATacatataattttagttttgttttctaatttctggTGCTAACTCGAACCTTCGCTCTGAATTGTGTGCTGTCGACAACGGAGTACTCCCCTCACTCCGCCCCCTACACACATGCAAAGACTGTGACAGGTCAAGACATTGTCGCATTTGATTCAAGCGGACCACATGGGGACCACGTCTGTCTGTATTGTTtcactcaaatattttctcctcctcaaaaattaatttctaaaaagagGTTGCTTTCACTCAGCTGCAAACTTTGGAACTAGGAGAATTTAACTCTGATAAAATTTTGATTAAGCaagaaaatcacatttaaattCATCACTTGGAGGAAGAAATTGCTCTAACAGAACTACCTAGGCTTTCAGCACACCATTTCATGACAAATGTGTCCGAGGAGACTAGAGCAAATCCCCTAGGGAGGTACTGACTAATAAATCCTGTTGATTGATTTCGAAATGATTAATttgggagatgggaggggagcCTCATCTACAATCACCAAAAAGTGAAAGTGCGAGCTGAGAGTTCCACTTCTGACGGGAAGGGGATGATTTGCAACAGTCAGACCCGCTCAGCTGTTCAACACGTGTGTGTTTGTTTAACACACACTAAGTAGTTACTGCTGCAGCGCGCGCGTGGATGATGGATGTGCACTTACTTGGGTTATAAGGTCCAGTTAGGAAACCCTCAcctcaaagaaataaaaccttatcTTCCCGGAGCCATTGGTATCCATGTGTGAAACACGCACCCAGCGAATGATGGGAGGAGAGGGATTAGCCTAGGCGCAGAGGGCCAGAGAGATGTAAACAGCTTTAGAACTATTGCTTGGGGAAAGCGCAGCTGCACCTCAGAGAGTCTTCGGACTGGTGCCTGACTCCAGCACCGGCTGCCAGGTCACTCGGAGAAGCTGGCTGGCGGAGCCTTCCTTTTCGGAAGAGCTGTCCTCTCTCTTACCCCCTCGCCCTGGCTTCCTGCCTCGGGGCAGCCTCGGAGGAGCGCCAGCAGCACTCCTCCAACTCTACTCCACCCGAGCCTGACAGCTGGGCGGTCCCGCCTGACCCGCGGGCGGGCCGCTGCACCCTTACAGACTTGAGCCCGGGCAGGCAGCGCCGTCGCAAGGAGGGCTGGCAGCGCGGGTCCGAAAGGCCCCCAGGCGGGGACTGGCCGCGCCGCGCAGTTTCCATTGTGCTGCCCTGCGAATGGTCGGGGaacgcgtgcgcgcgcgcgcgcgcacacacatgcacacaccccccTCCCTCGCACACGCGGAACCGgctgggccaggggagggaggaggagggtgacGTAGCGTCCCATGGCGTCACATTGACGTCTCGCATTCCAGGCACTCTATGGAGAGGCCGCTAGGGCTCCTGTGGCATAAATGACGTGCCGAGAGAGCGAGCGAACGCGCAGCCGGGAGACCGGAGTCTcctgcctcccgccccccacccctccagctcctgctcctcctccgctCCCCATACACAGACAAGCTCACACCCGCTCCTTCActcgcacacacagacacacgcgcgcacacacgctCCGCACATACACTCCACTCTCTCCCGCGCGCTCACACCCCTCTAGTCCTGCGCCCTCGCCGGTGCAGCGCAGCGCGGCTGCCGAACGCCCCTCCTGGGCTCACTCTGCAACGCTGACAGCGCCGGTGGTGTTCGTGGAGGTGGGAACAGAGGCGGCATCCTCCCCTCTGGTCGCGGCCGGAGCCAGGACGCCCGCGGAACCCTTCGGCGGCGCTCTCCCATGAGTTGGGATCGCAGCATCCCCTGCCAGCCTCTTACTGCCTCTGGGAGCCGCTGGACTTGTACACGGCAGCCCTTCCGGGACAGCAACTGTGACTCCCCACCAGTGCAGATTTCGGGGCAGCTTTCTAGAAACTCGCTCTAAAGACGGAACCGCCACAGCACTCAAGTACGTATGAGATTTGCTCAGTTAATTGGGAGACTTGCTAAAAAGTTGGCGCGCTGGGAAGCGAAGCTTCTGAAATTGACAACTTTGACTATGGGGTTTTCCCCCCTCgcctcctctctctgtctttgcttGCGAGCGGCCAGTGGGTTCTGATCTGAAACTTTTCCCCTGTAGCGGGCCCTCGGGGATCTCTGGAGCTCGTGGGACTCCTCCCCCCACCCGAAGAGGCGAAAAGCCTCTAACAAAGAGGAGGACCGGGATTTGTGCAGTAGCAGCTCCAGCGCTGTAATTCAGGGTATTTCGGCTCTAGTTGTCATGGTAATGATGCTctaggcggcggcggcggcggcggcagcggcagggAGTTACAGCTCCGGTGATGAACGGCAGTAATTTTCCTGCCTTTTAACTAGGATTGAAAATAGGGGCTCCGGTGGATCCAAGTTAATATACCTAATGGTGACTCCGAGCTGTTTGGAAGGAAGCTTgagagggaaggggctggacGGCAGCGGCCAGAGTTTGCAGGGGCGCTCCGAGGATCTCAGGAAAGAGGGAGTAATTGTAGAAATGTGGCTTATTGTATTGAAATGAGCTTGGGGCTCCACTGGGCACGTCTGGCTGGCATCGCCGACTTGCCCGTTTGCACTTTTCCCTTCGGAGGTAATCGGGTATAATTGCTGACCCCTGTGCCCCGACACGCGTGGCGACCGTGTCTCTCTCCTCTGGGCCTTGAATCGGTACGTTAAAGGCATGTTTTACTCAACTGACAGACTTAATTCGTGATTTTGGAGAAGTTGCTGAGTGTTTTACTCTTCGTAGAAATGAAAGTTCTTGGTGGTGAGAGGAGAGCGGTTGTGCCGAGCGCAGCCTGCGGAGACTGACTTCCAAAGGCGCCTCTCGAACCTGTTGGAAGCTTGGGGCAGTCATGAGGGAGAAAGCATTTGTCCCTTGATTCCAAATTACGTTTCTGGAgattgtcttttatttattatgcCCACGTATCTTCCAGAGGGAAGAACTGCAAGGAGTTTGGTAATCAGAAATCTCGGGCTGTTATTCCAGAGCCCTAGGGTGCCAGGAGAGAGGTACAGGGCGCCGTTCAGTCATTTCATCGCGAATCCAatcctgaattttcttttcccatgATGGAGAAATATCTAACAGAACTGAGTTGGGGAAAGGAAAAGCTGCCCAACGCGGCTACTGggcaaaaatgaatgaagtttgAGTTTATTCGAGTTCTCTTAGCTGAAGAAAATGCCCGTAATGTGAATATCAAGGACTCCTTAGGCCATAGCGGCTCCCACACCCGCTCCCTCACCCCgcacccacccacctccttctCTGGGACCGTGCGCTCGCAGAAATTCTCCCCGGCGGTTTGTCTCCTCTCCCTCGGTCTTTCTGAGaatctctgtctttccctttctgtcGGTCTCTCCTCCACTCCTCCTGCCCCCGCCCAACCTCCGCCCCCGCTCCCCAGGGTTGGAAACTCCGCGGAGGAGCCCCGGTCACAATGGTGCGTTTCACGGTTTCCTCCACACACTTCACCACGGGGAGGAGAACACGGGGGTGTTCCTTTCGTCTACCCACGAGAAAGAAAGGGGCTTTGACAGAGGTAGTTATTTCTTCCTAATTTACAACCCTGAGGCTCCGTACTCCCGGCCGCAGCGGCCGCGAGCGGGAGCGGAGCAACGTGTTTCCAGGCGCAGAGGCTTTGCCTAGGTAACCGGCCGTTTCGGGGGGCGGAGTGGGGGGAGCGGAGAGAGCCGAGGAGCGCTCGGCTTGGCTGTAGGAAATGTGGTGTGGCTCTCCTTCGCAAACGCTGGGCGCTCTAGGGGAGCCCCTTCCTTGAGGAGATGCTACCTTCGCCCACCTGAGTCAGAGGCCGATCCTTGAAGAAAGACTCCGCTTGAAAGGCCCCGGGGAAGGGAAGGAATGCGGGCACCTGGAGGAGGTAGTGGGAGGTTGCTGGAGAGTCCTTTTGAAGATGCGGGAGGGACGGGAAGCGCAAGCTACAGCCGTGGAAAGATTGACCCGTGCCTGCGCTAGGGCGAGCTCAAGCTTTCTGTAGTATCAGCTGGGGCTAGGGTGACAAGGGAATCCCCCATTTCCTGGCCTTGGAGGGCTTCCAGCACCTGGGAGCTCCGATCTCCTCTTCGTTCAGGGAAGCTCTGGGCTCAGGGGCGGCGAGAGACGAAACTTACTCGACACCTGCGACCTGCGCACCCTTGAGGTTTTTTTGGATTTTGGTCGTTTGGGGacttccccccgccccctcccagctTTTCGATCCCTCCCCTTAGGCTGTGAGTGGGTCCGGGCAAAGGGGGCGCTATAGGCCGGAGTTTGGGGCAGTGGGATCCTTCCCCAAGGTCCGCGGAAATGCGCTCTCAGCTACAAAGTTTCACTAAGGCTTTGCGCAGAGACTTTCGCCCCGGAGTCGCTCTTGGCGCCCTCCGGAATGTGCCCCCTCCGGGTCGCCGGATAGCTCCGAGCCTCGAAGTCGCCCACCCTCTGGGATACCGCCCGCTGGGTGCAGGGGGCCTCCCTCCGCTCGCACCACCAGCCGTAAACGCCAGCCGCCTTGTGCCTTGCTTCCGCAGCGTTTCCACTGTGCCCTTTTGTTTGCTTGACCCCTGGCCCCCGAAACTCGCGGCTAATAGAAGCGAAGCTCCATTAGCATTTAGAATGAAAAGCGCAGACTTTCTTAATTCCTCGGGGCATTCATGCATTCGTTCCGGACTTTGTGCATTTCCTATGCAACGTGTAAAATTTGTAtttgaggggtgggggcgggtggagttggaaaatattttccGCTCGTGCACACTGACCCCGAATTCGGGCGGAACTCTTTCTTCAAGTGTTCTCCATTCTTCGATTTTCCTGACTTCGCTAGCTCGGAACCAATTGTTGGGGGCAGATACGTTAATTTCTGAGCGACGACGGGCTGCGCGTTTTTTAACCTGGGTTGGGGAACCACAAAACCTCGGCGAGCGCAGCCTTGGCTCCCCCAAGGCTCTGTGATGCTTTTTTGGCTAGGGACTCCGGACACCTTAAGCACTGCTTTCTGACTCTTGTAATTCTTTGTAATTAACGTTGCATTTCTAGAGATCCCCACAACCCCCACCCCAATACGTCCAGGCCGCGGTGACCCAGCTTTGTCCTATCCCCCGATGCCCGCAGAGTCCACTGCGGAAGAGCGCAGCCCGGCAAGCCCCAGCCCTGAGACTGGACCCTCAGCGGAGCCGGGCAGCACCGCCGCTGCTTCGCCCCGCAGGACATCTCCACCTCTTCCACTCTCAGCCTCCGCTGGAgagacccccagccccaccattcAGCGTGCAAGATATCCTCCAGGTAGGTCTGGCACAACCCCTTATTCCTTCCGAGCTGGGAGAGGTGGGGCGTGGAGGGGAGCCACACACCCAGCGGGCAGGTTGGTCGACTTGCCCAGCTCCAGGACAGTGAGTGACTGCTGGCCGCGAATTTCACAGCACAGGTGGCTTCCATGCACGAAGCTCTTCTGGATACCACACCCTGTTGCTACCCAGTGAAGCAGCCAGGTTAAATTAAGCGTTGTATTTCTCAAAGATATTCTTcctgagaaaaatgcaaatacacCAATAGATTAGGATCTTCTTatacatgtctttttttccccctctccttttaATGCTAATGCATTTAAGAGTTATGGGATCATTTTGAACAATACAAGAGCATTTTTGTTTGTACAAAACCCAAATCATTTGGGTGCAGACATTTGGAATGTTGAagctcagaaagagaaaaagcatttgagctGAAAACCAAGGAGTAAACTTTAGTTGGGCAAAAGAAAGGACTGCAGATTTGGCTTGTAACACCTCTTTATGCATTTGCTAAAGGGATACCAGGTGCCTGGCCTGTGTAGGCACCAAAGATATGCAGATAAATATAACTGAGTTCCAGCAAGCTCATATTCTATTTGCTGGAAACTTCAGAAGGACACAAAGAAGAGCAATAGGTAGGGATTGGCAAAGACAAATGATAGAACAGACTAATGGAGAAATTCTAAAAGTGCCGAAGAGAGAATAGATGAAACATCAGACaatgttctttcttttaaatgactATCCTTTCATTTCACCCCAACAACCGGAAAGCAAGATAAGTATTCCTTTAACTTCAAACTAATGAGTGTTTGTAAGGCCCTGCTTGGAAAATAAAGGCTTGAACTGGCCTCTCCTCATCACTGCTTCTTCCAACAGGCCCTCATCACCTTTTTTCAAGTCAAGATTTCATCCCATACACGCATGACTCAATCAGATTTGGAAATGTGGGTAAGAGAAAGATGTCAAAGGAAATGTGAAGTATTCACTTTTCTATTAGTCACACTTTTTACACCGCAGACTCCAAAGAGATGTTAAGCACCTGGTTTTCCTTTTGGTTCAGAAAAACCAACCACCAGAAACTGCCCATTTTACTATTCATATTTAGCcataaagaaagggaaataattaGATAAATCATCCAATAGAACCAGTAATTCTTAGGGTCTTCTCATCCagctcaacctctctgagcaaTAGTAAGCACCATGGATATCTGTTGCTTTGGGAGCTGAGAGAAACTAAATCTGTTAAGAAACTGCTTTGTTTTCTAGGAGTGCTATTTCTTCTGTCATAAGAAAACATGTAGCTAACTCACCTGTTACGATAACTGTAAACTGTTGTCATAAAGTAGCCAGTGATAAATTTTATTAGAATTGGggaaaatatgtgtatgtagtgTATATAGTGTATATGGCAGAGAGCAGGTTTGGTGGGTGTTTTGTTGCAGCTGCTGATCTTTTTCTTTGCAGATGGTACAAACTCCCCCGAGTCCATTTCCTGGGCCTGTGTTCCCACCTCACCACCTAGCTGGCTGAAATCATCAACAGGGGTCCAGTTTGAGCAGGCTGCTAGCCCTAtttggaggagtggggagggggtgggagaaagCGACCACAACGTGTGTGGGTGGCCTCAGTTGGCACTCATAAAATATTAGAATGTCACTGGGCCAGTGAGTCCCACGTaggacacttttttttaactaactCATAAGTTTATAAATTAAAGAGTGTGATTTGGGGGACCTCTAGCctctttccccccaaaaaaccaacaGAGCATTCACTGCATTTCTTTTAGTCCTCCCAATTTGTGGCTGAGGTCACTCCAATTAATCAATAGGGctcaaaacaactttttaaaaacaccactGGACTTATAAGGGAAGACATCAAATTTCCCAGATCTGGTGGAGGACAGGGCAAGGGAGGGAAGGTGGGCACAGAGGCCCCCAGGAAGTCGGGTTTTGACCCCTTTGACAATCTGTCAGAGATTCAACTTTCTtctcagggaaggaagagggaaaggaaggaaagaagggagggaggaggagtgggaaggAGAATGGAGCTTTAAATCTATGCTATTAGGAGGACAGGATGCCACTTCCTCTCTGTTTCCCAAATTAGAGAGCAGTGAATCCATTACTGCCTATTAGCTAGACAGAGTGCTGACTTGCTTCTGAGACCTTTTTCCCTGTCCCTGCAGATATGCCCTGCGTGCAAGCCCAGTATAGCCCTTCGCCTCCAGGTTCCAGTTATGCAGCGCAGACGTATGGCTCGGAATACACCACGGAGATCATGAATCCTGACTACGCCAAGCTGACCATGGACCTCGGCACCACGGAGATCACGGCCACTGCTACCACGTCTCTGCCTAGCTTCAGTACCTTCATGGAGGGCTACTCGAGCAACTACGAACTCAAGCCCTCCTGCCTGTACCAAATGCAGCCATCGGGGCCGCGGCCCCTGATAAAGATGGAGGAGGGCCGCGCGCACggctaccaccatcaccaccatgaccaccaccaccaccaccaccatcaccagcagcaacagcagcagccatCCATTCCGCCCCCCTCCGGCCCGGAGGACGAGGTGCTGCCCAGCACTTCCATGTACTTCAAGCAGTCCCCGCCATCCACCCCGACCACGCCGGGCTTCCAGGCGCAGGCTGGGGCGCTGTGGGACGACCCGCTGCCCTCCGCGCAGGGCTGCATCGCTCCTGGCCCGCTGCTCGACCCGCCAATGAAGGCGGTGCCCTCCGTGGCCGGCGCGCGTTTCCCGCTCTTCCACTTCAAGCCCTCGCCGCCGCACCCACCTGCGCCCAGCCCGGCCGGCGGCCACCACCTCGGCTACGACCCGACGGCCGCCGCCGCGCTCAGTCTGCCGCTGggagccgccgccgctgccgccgccgccgcgggcaGCCAGGCCGCAGCGCTCGAGGGCCACCCGTACGGGCTGCCGCTGGCCAAGAGGGCAGCCCCGCTGGCTTTCCCGCCGCTCGGCCTCACGGCCTCCCCCACCGCGTCCAGCCTGCTGGGCGAGAGCCCCAGCCTGCCGTCGCCGCCCAACAGGAGCTCGGCGTCCGGCGAGGGCACGTGCGCTGTGTGCGGGGACAACGCCGCCTGCCAGCACTACGGCGTGCGCACCTGCGAGGGCTGCAAGGGCTTCTTCAAGGTGAGCTCACGCCTCCTccggcgccccctcccctccgccgCCAGCCTCCTCAACCATTCGCTCAAGTGAGCATCTAAGCGGATCCCTCCCTGTTTGAGAGGCATAATGGTTATACTGTGCGTTCCTGTAGCCTTTCCTAGCATCTTCAAACCCGCTTTCTCAGGGCTTTTTAACTTGATGTTCGTTACAGGAGACCGCCCCCGATGGACTTGAGGGGGCTGTGAACTTCCTGTCTTGGCATTACCTTATGCTCATTTTTCTGGAGGGAGCTCACAGCAGATTCCCAAAGGGATCTGTGACCTCAGAAATGCAAACACTTCGTTGTGTTCCTCTTCTGTCCATCCAGGATATCTGAGGGATAGAGTCCGTCTGCCAGGTCTTGGATATTTgtatcttgtttaatcctcatcGTCAGAGCTGGGACAGAACTCAGATTGAATTCTGGCCACCCACTAGCTATTTTTATCAACAGCGTCTTGAAGGTTGAAATTAATTATCCttgtttcatagatgaggaaatggaggctcagagaggttattcAATTGCCCCTGGACACACACTCAGTGGGTGAAATGAAGGCACGATGCCAGCTCATGTTTGCATGACCCCAAAGGGCATGCCCTCTTCACAGCTCTGAGTTGCAGTACAGACAGAGTCAACTGGTGGATGCAGTTTGGGGCAGCCCTCCTTAGAAGACAGAAGCTGGGGTCTCACCCACCCTCTCCACTTCTGTGCCACACATAGTGCCAGGTGTGGACATGCTGCAATATCTCATAGACCCAAGGGAGAATTTTACAGTGACAAGGTCTTCAGCCTTCACCTTATTTTGCccgtgaggaaactgaagctggaGAGGTGATTTAGTGGTACACGGGGAAAGTTCCAGGTGCCTTCTTCTGACTCTTGAGTTCAGTGCTCTTTTCACCACTCAGAGGAAAGAGAACTTGTCCTCTTGCTGCTCTACTTTCGCTCTTGACTCCCAGACATCTTCAGACACTTAATTCTGTGCCACCTTCCTCACTTCCCACTTCCCTGGCCATTATCCCAGGGATTTGCAAACCCACAATGTTCTCTCACAATAATCACCTCCTAGCCTCCTGTGCCaggcagggtggagggagaggggaagctgGATGCTGATTGGGTAATGGGGATTTGTAGGCCAATAGGATGTTTCTGGGAGCAAGCTGGAATTGGAGTCTGAATACTCAGATAGGAGTCCTTCATCTGCCACCTACCAATGTTATGATGTTGGCCATGACACTTtcttccaggcctcagtttccccatcagatGAATAAAATTTAGAGAAGGGCTGTGAGTGTtaaataaggtaaaatatttatgaaagcaCTTTATAATCTTTAAAGGActataaaacaataacaatagtTCACTATAAATGCAAACtacaaagtatttattaaaaaaaaatgcatgtgtgtgcattGGTAAACACACCAACAAGCAACAGTTATTTTTGATCTGGGGATAGGAATCATGTGAGTAAATTCTGCAGATAAATGAGAAAGTGCCTGTGGAAAGATTCTGCAATAGGTTAAGTGCCATACAGGAGGTATGCAGGattataatgttttaaatgtagaaccatcagtgctttttttttttttttttttctgtctttactcAAGCTTTACCAGGGTTAGTTTCAAGTAACTGCATAGCTTTAGCAGATTTGATTTTTACAGCATTTCAGTGGAAATGCTGAAGGGCAGTGAAAcgggcagaaggaaaagaaatggggaaaagaaagagaaagaattaagaGAAGTACAAGTAATCCACAAATATAATCATCCCTGAATAATTGAGAGTTGGCCAAAATACAGGAGTGGTAATACATTCCTAGTCTAGAAATGTCAATTAAGTGTTCCCCAACAGCATCCTTTTTCTGCAGCAATCCCTTGAAAACAAATCTATACTTGAAAGGGTGGGGGAAGATGGGGGAGAACCACCCCACAGATCTGTTAATTAAGGGAACGGGAGCAGGTTTTACCCAGTGGCTTTCTACCATTAaattgaattcttttaaaatgtgacatGAAGTGCAGTTAATGATGGGAATTCAGTGATTGAACCATAACGATCTCTCCCTGTCCTTAAACTGTtgtgcagacacacacaaatgtgGGGAGGGTTTCAGGTTACTGGGAAAATATATACCTGAAGCAAAATGCCACCAGCACTCAAATTGGCATATGGCCTTGAAGATGATGGCAAGAAatagagttttttaaattactgcatGTTCAGTGAAAGAGCTTCATTCAGGAAACACAAGTTTCCTACCCTTACAGACTGCTGAGAATTTAAGTGCTGGAAACTTAGAAACTTGTTTGTGTTTGGggaattttgcattttaaactaAAATCACCTGCTAAAGCAGGGGAACTGTATCTggctttaaattttatataagcaGTTTagaaatgatcttttaaaatgaagttaaaaggTGATAGAGTGAAAACTGATACAAGAGGGTTGAGAATTGCTGAAAGTTAAAAAAGATAGAAGGTAAATCTAGAACTTTAGGCACAAAATAGATCACCGATCCCAAATTacctggatttctttttttttatgcagCCCAGGCTTACCAAATAAATTACAACCTTCTGCTCTATTTAGAGTTGAATAGATTCAGGTAATTTCTGAATGATTTCACCCTAAGTGGTAAATACATATCCATTtgcacaaatgtttttaattttttaaaaaatcaagcatTTTCTTATATTTGGAACATAAAATATCCTTAATTATGTATTCatgtgtcattttaaaattatgattctgAAGAATACACCATTATTTTATGCCCAAGCTCAAATTTTAT
The nucleotide sequence above comes from Camelus dromedarius isolate mCamDro1 chromosome 10, mCamDro1.pat, whole genome shotgun sequence. Encoded proteins:
- the NR4A3 gene encoding nuclear receptor subfamily 4 group A member 3 — its product is MPCVQAQYSPSPPGSSYAAQTYGSEYTTEIMNPDYAKLTMDLGTTEITATATTSLPSFSTFMEGYSSNYELKPSCLYQMQPSGPRPLIKMEEGRAHGYHHHHHDHHHHHHHHQQQQQQPSIPPPSGPEDEVLPSTSMYFKQSPPSTPTTPGFQAQAGALWDDPLPSAQGCIAPGPLLDPPMKAVPSVAGARFPLFHFKPSPPHPPAPSPAGGHHLGYDPTAAAALSLPLGAAAAAAAAAGSQAAALEGHPYGLPLAKRAAPLAFPPLGLTASPTASSLLGESPSLPSPPNRSSASGEGTCAVCGDNAACQHYGVRTCEGCKGFFKRTVQKNAKYVCLANKNCPVDKRRRNRCQYCRFQKCLSVGMVKEVVRTDSLKGRRGRLPSKPKSPLQQEPSQPSPPSPPICMMNALVRALTDSTPRDLDYSRYCPADQAAAGTDAEHVQQFYNLLTASIDVSRSWAEKIPGFTDLPKEDQTLLIESAFLELFVLRLSIRSNTAEDKFVFCNGLVLHRLQCLRGFGEWLDSIKDFSLSLQSLNLDIQALACLSALSMITERHGLKEPKRVEELCNKITSSLKEHQSKGQALEPAEPKVLRALVELRKICTLGLQRIFYLKLEDLVSPPSIIDKLFLDTLPF